Proteins from a genomic interval of Rattus norvegicus strain BN/NHsdMcwi chromosome 2, GRCr8, whole genome shotgun sequence:
- the LOC102549828 gene encoding late cornified envelope protein 1D-like translates to MSCQQSQQQCQPPAKCPPKCQTPKCPPKCPPKCPPKCPPVSSCCSLGSGGCCSSGGCCGSSSGGCCSSGGGGCCLSHHRPHRSLRRHRHSSGCCSSGGNSGCCGSSSGCCGSSGGSSGCCGSSQQSGDCC, encoded by the coding sequence ATGTCCTGCCAGCAGAGCCAGCAGCAGTGCCAGCCCCCTGCCAAGTGCCCTCCTAAGTGTCAAACCCCAAAGTGCCCTCCAAAATGCCCCCCAAAGTGTCCTCCCAAGTGCCCGCCTGTGTCTTCCTGCTGTAGCCTGGGTTCTGGGGGCTGCTGCAGCTCTGGTGGCTGCTGTGGCTCCAGCTCTGGTGGCTGCTGCAGCTCTGGAGGAGGAGGCTGCTGCCTGAGCCACCACAGACCCCACAGATCTCTCCGTCGCCATCGCCACAGCTCTGGATGTTGCAGCAGTGGTGGGAACAGTGGCTGCTGTGGCAGCAGCAGTGGCTGCTgtggcagcagtggtggcagcagtggcTGCTGTGGCAGTAGCCAGCAGTCTGGAGACTGCTGTTGA
- the LOC102551936 gene encoding late cornified envelope protein 1C-like: MSCQQSQQQCQPPAKCPPKCQTPKCPPKCPPKCPPKCPPVSSCCSLGSGACCSSGGCCGSNSGGCCSSGGGGCCLSHHRPRRSLHRHRHSSGCCSSGGSSGCCGSSGCCGSSGGSSGCCGSSQQSGDCC; encoded by the coding sequence ATGTCCTGCCAGCAGAGCCAGCAGCAGTGTCAGCCCCCTGCCAAGTGCCCTCCCAAGTGCCAGACTCCAAAGTGCCCTCCAAAATGCCCCCCAAAGTGTCCTCCCAAGTGCCCGCCTGTGTCTTCCTGCTGTAGCCTGGGTTCTGGGGCCTGCTGCAGCTCTGGTGGCTGCTGTGGCTCCAACTCTGGTGGCTGCTGCAGCTCTGGGGGAGGAGGCTGCTGCCTGAGCCACCACAGACCCCGGAGATCTCTCCATCGCCATCGCCACAGCTCTGGATGCtgcagcagtggtggcagcagtggctgctgtggcagcagtggctgctgtggcagcagtggtggcagcagtgggTGCTGTGGCAGTAGCCAGCAGTCTGGAGACTGCTGCTGA